CGAAGTTAATTCATGAAAATGAAGGTATCTTTTCTTTTCCAGTTTTGGAAAAGTATTTGTGTTGTTCGGTATTTATTTTCATTGTAAAATCAGCACATTTGAAACTTCTGAATTTTATTCGCGCATTCGTGGCTGTTTTATTTGTCAGAAGAAGTTGATTTGTTTTCCAAAAATATCTCCCAACAGGTTATTAGCCAAACGGCTCGCACCTATTCTGAAATGCTCTTTATTGAGCCAATTTTCCCCTAAAACCTCTTTTACGATGCAGTAATATTTGACTGCATCTTCACTGGTTACAATGCCTCCTGCAGCCTTAAAACCAATCATTTTATCCGTTTTGAGATAGTATTCCTTGATGGCCTCACACATCACGTAAGCGGCTTCCAATGTAGCTGCTGGATGAGTCTTTCCGGTCGATGTCTTAATAAAATCTGCACCCGAATACATAGCCAGAACAGCTGCTTTTTTGATATTTGATGCAGTTTTTAATGTACCGGTTTCCAGGATAACTTTCAGGTGAGCCTCACGGCATGCATCCTTTATTTCTGATATTTCATCAGTCAGTTCTTCAAATTCTCCGGCGGTGAAATTACCCAGATTCATCACAATATCTATCTCATCAGCACCGTCCATAACAGTTAATGATGTCTCTGCTACTTTGATTTCGGTATAGGTTTGTGCACCAGGAAAACCGGCAGAAACAGCTGCTATTTTTACATTTTCTACTTCCAGATGGCTTTGTACGATACCCGTGAAATTAGGATAAACACATACCGCAGCCACATTATCCAGTTGTGGAAATTCCTGGTCAAATCGGTTAACCTTTTCCACAAAGTTGATGATTTGTTGGGTATTATCGGTGTTATTGAGTGAAGTTAAGTCAATGCAGCTGAACAATTTTTTAAAGACCTCTTCCTTCATGGAATCCTGAAGGTTTTTGTTGATAATTTGTTCCACTTTTTCGCTTACAAACTGGTCGTCCAGCGTAATGTTGTATTCGTTTAAAGTCTTGATATACTTGCTCATTTACTTTAGTTTAGGATTATTGATATGCCGTGTTTTGTCACGTGTAATTTTTTTCTGTATATTCTTTGCAAATGCTTTTTCGAGGTCAATACCGGTTTGGTTGGCCAGGCAAATCAGTACAAAAAGGACATCGCCCATTTCATCTTCCATGTCATAAGCCTTATCACTCTCT
Above is a genomic segment from Parabacteroides sp. FAFU027 containing:
- the deoC gene encoding deoxyribose-phosphate aldolase — protein: MSKYIKTLNEYNITLDDQFVSEKVEQIINKNLQDSMKEEVFKKLFSCIDLTSLNNTDNTQQIINFVEKVNRFDQEFPQLDNVAAVCVYPNFTGIVQSHLEVENVKIAAVSAGFPGAQTYTEIKVAETSLTVMDGADEIDIVMNLGNFTAGEFEELTDEISEIKDACREAHLKVILETGTLKTASNIKKAAVLAMYSGADFIKTSTGKTHPAATLEAAYVMCEAIKEYYLKTDKMIGFKAAGGIVTSEDAVKYYCIVKEVLGENWLNKEHFRIGASRLANNLLGDIFGKQINFF